One stretch of Arachis hypogaea cultivar Tifrunner chromosome 20, arahy.Tifrunner.gnm2.J5K5, whole genome shotgun sequence DNA includes these proteins:
- the LOC112782895 gene encoding caffeoyl-CoA O-methyltransferase, with product MASNGEQNQTSEAGRHQDVGHKSLLQSDALYQYILETSVYPREHEAMKELRELTAKHPWNIMTTSADEGQFLNMLLKLINAKNTMEIGVYTGYSLLATALALPEDGKILAMDINKENYELGLPVIKKAGVDHKITFKEGPALPVLDELVKDEKNHGNYDFIFVDADKDNYLNYHKRLIDLVKVGGVIGYDNTLWNGSVVAPADAPMRKYVRYYRDFVLELNKALAVDPRIEICMLPVGDGITLCRRIS from the exons ATGGCCAGCAACGGAGAGCAGAACCAAACTTCTGAAGCTGGAAGGCACCAAGATGTTGGTCACAAGAGCCTTCTCCAGAGTGATGCTCTATACCAG TACATTCTGGAAACCAGCGTGTACCCAAGAGAACATGAAGCCATgaaagaattgagagaattgacagCAAAGCACCCATG GAACATCATGACAACCTCTGCAGATGAAGGACAATTTTTGAACATGCTCCTTAAGCTCATCAATGCCAAGAACACCATGGAAATCGGTGTCTACACCGGTTACTCGCTTCTTGCCACTGCCCTTGCTCTTCCTGAAGATGGAAAG ATCTTGGCCATGGATATTAACAAGGAGAACTACGAATTGGGTCTGCCAGTAATTAAAAAAGCCGGTGTTGACCACAAAATTACCTTCAAAGAAGGACCAGCTCTCCCTGTTCTCGACGAATTGGTTAAAGAT GAGAAGAACCATGGAAACTACGACTTCATTTTCGTGGACGCAGACAAGGACAACTACCTGAACTACCATAAGAGGCTCATCGATTTGGTGAAGGTAGGTGGTGTGATCGGCTACGACAACACCCTATGGAATGGGTCTGTGGTCGCACCTGCCGATGCACCCATGAGGAAGTACGTTAGGTACTACAGAGATTTTGTGTTGGAGCTTAACAAGGCCTTGGCTGTGGACCCCAGAATTGAGATCTGCATGCTCCCGGTTGGTGATGGAATCACTCTCTGCCGTCGGATCAGCTGA